From Herbiconiux flava, one genomic window encodes:
- a CDS encoding ABC transporter permease, whose translation MTATATPPATLFDDPVLPAHRRILNSFRGPVGSISATLVVTLLVGLVWVGPSFFSPSNIQIVGVSVAIPLIVGVMASFALLAGVVDLSIGSMVGFGAVIFNQLVAAGLDPWLVALITVVVGVVVGLTNAFVIVRFGAEPLAVTLGMLTLLRGLSQVIVVSAPPSTLIEPLYNVTQGAIAGFPTLLLIGIGVTLIAAGIVSKTRVGRKVQAVGGDDRAASRAGISVPKVRVIALVVSSVGAAIGGILYVGQLGSASNVLGTGLEFQIYAALMIGGYSITRGGVGNPIGALLGLLVVAGITNILNVTFTDPNYLDLITALILLAAVLVDRFRGGDSFE comes from the coding sequence ATGACCGCCACCGCCACCCCACCGGCCACCCTCTTCGACGACCCGGTGCTCCCCGCGCACCGCCGCATCCTGAACTCCTTCCGCGGGCCGGTGGGCAGCATCAGCGCCACCCTCGTGGTGACCCTCCTGGTCGGCCTCGTCTGGGTCGGGCCGAGCTTCTTCTCGCCCTCGAACATCCAGATCGTGGGCGTCAGCGTCGCGATCCCCCTGATCGTCGGCGTGATGGCCTCGTTCGCCCTGCTGGCCGGCGTGGTCGACCTCTCCATCGGATCGATGGTCGGCTTCGGCGCCGTGATCTTCAACCAGCTCGTCGCCGCCGGGCTCGACCCGTGGCTCGTCGCCCTGATCACCGTGGTGGTGGGCGTCGTGGTGGGCCTCACCAACGCCTTCGTGATCGTGCGTTTCGGCGCCGAGCCGCTGGCGGTCACGCTGGGCATGCTGACGCTGCTCCGCGGTCTCTCCCAGGTGATCGTGGTGAGCGCGCCCCCGTCGACCCTGATCGAGCCGCTCTACAACGTCACCCAGGGCGCCATCGCCGGCTTCCCGACGCTGCTGCTGATCGGTATCGGCGTGACCCTGATCGCCGCCGGGATCGTCTCGAAGACCCGGGTCGGCCGCAAGGTGCAGGCCGTGGGCGGCGACGACCGGGCCGCGAGCCGGGCCGGCATCTCGGTGCCGAAGGTTCGGGTTATCGCGCTCGTGGTCAGCTCGGTCGGGGCGGCGATCGGCGGCATCCTCTACGTGGGGCAGCTGGGCTCGGCGTCGAACGTGCTGGGCACCGGACTGGAGTTCCAGATCTACGCGGCCCTGATGATCGGCGGCTACTCGATCACCCGGGGAGGGGTGGGCAACCCGATCGGGGCGCTGCTCGGCCTCCTCGTCGTGGCCGGGATCACGAACATCCTGAACGTCACCTTCACCGACCCGAACTACCTCGACCTGATCACGGCGCTGATCCTGCTGGCCGCCGTGCTGGTCGACCGGTTCCGCGGGGGTGACTCGTTCGAATGA
- a CDS encoding aldo/keto reductase yields MSVATVPTAVLGRTGLEVSSLCVGTAAWGVSSPVHGVTVSTDDAVATALHAFGGPVTFLDTSNNYGDGEAERRVGLAIARAGGVPEGFVVQTKLDRDPVTGSFDAERMRASLAESLERLGLPSVPVLYLHDPEHIGFEAAMADGGPVETLRRLRDEGFAEHIGISGGPASMLLSFVETGLFDTVITHNRFTLVDRTADELLTAAHEAGLGVLNAAVYGGGLLAQYPRVSDRYHYAAAPAELLDAVDAMGAACARHDVPLLAAALQFSTRDPRVTSTVCGVVTPQQLDDAVSSISLEIPDALWEELESLRPGRSNWIDD; encoded by the coding sequence ATGAGCGTCGCCACCGTTCCCACCGCCGTACTCGGCCGCACCGGTCTCGAGGTGTCGTCGCTCTGCGTGGGCACCGCCGCGTGGGGCGTCAGCTCGCCCGTGCACGGTGTCACGGTGTCGACCGACGACGCCGTCGCCACCGCTCTGCACGCCTTCGGCGGACCCGTCACCTTCCTCGACACGTCGAACAACTACGGCGACGGGGAGGCCGAGCGCCGGGTCGGCCTCGCCATCGCGCGGGCCGGAGGGGTGCCCGAGGGCTTCGTCGTGCAGACCAAGCTCGACCGCGATCCGGTCACCGGCTCGTTCGATGCCGAGCGGATGCGCGCTTCGCTCGCCGAGAGCCTCGAACGCCTGGGGCTCCCGAGCGTTCCGGTGCTCTACCTGCACGACCCGGAGCACATCGGTTTCGAGGCCGCGATGGCCGACGGTGGACCGGTGGAGACGCTCCGGCGACTGCGCGACGAGGGCTTCGCCGAGCACATCGGCATCTCGGGCGGGCCGGCCTCGATGCTGCTGAGCTTCGTGGAGACGGGGCTGTTCGACACCGTCATCACCCACAACCGCTTCACCCTGGTCGATCGCACCGCCGACGAGCTGCTCACCGCGGCCCACGAGGCAGGTCTCGGCGTGCTCAACGCCGCCGTCTACGGCGGGGGGCTGCTGGCGCAGTATCCCCGAGTCTCCGACCGCTACCACTACGCGGCCGCGCCGGCCGAACTCCTCGACGCCGTCGACGCGATGGGCGCCGCCTGCGCGCGGCACGACGTGCCGCTGCTCGCCGCGGCGCTGCAGTTCTCCACCCGCGACCCCCGCGTCACGTCCACCGTCTGCGGAGTGGTGACGCCGCAGCAGCTCGACGACGCCGTCTCGAGCATCTCGCTCGAGATCCCGGATGCGCTCTGGGAGGAGCTCGAGAGCCTCCGCCCCGGCCGCTCGAACTGGATCGATGACTGA
- a CDS encoding ThuA domain-containing protein: MTDAATTTATGRPLAVVVLVGEAEHGDPWHALDQTGRRAAEVIADELGQAVSVRLARTSDDAETLLDGADVAVLDVSGDLAEPETDSSALVDALSAHLSAGRGLLALHSSAIAFRDDPRWAALLGGRWVPGVTMHPQIGHALVQTSGVVGAPPESDFVLYDERYTHLETDEGVEVLAFHTEDGIAHPLVWRAEAPGRGRVAYDALGHGVESFDSAKHRALLAALVRWVAS; this comes from the coding sequence ATGACTGACGCGGCGACGACCACGGCCACCGGCCGGCCGCTCGCCGTCGTCGTGCTGGTCGGGGAGGCGGAGCACGGCGACCCCTGGCACGCCCTCGACCAGACGGGGCGGCGGGCGGCCGAGGTCATCGCCGACGAGCTCGGCCAGGCGGTGTCGGTGCGCCTCGCCCGCACCTCCGACGACGCGGAGACCCTGCTCGACGGAGCAGACGTCGCGGTGCTGGACGTCAGCGGCGACCTCGCGGAACCCGAGACCGACTCGTCCGCGCTGGTCGACGCCCTGAGCGCGCACCTCTCCGCCGGCCGCGGTCTCCTGGCCCTGCACAGCTCGGCGATCGCGTTCCGCGACGATCCGCGCTGGGCGGCGCTCCTCGGCGGTCGCTGGGTGCCCGGGGTGACCATGCATCCGCAGATCGGCCACGCGCTGGTGCAGACCTCAGGCGTCGTCGGTGCTCCGCCAGAGAGCGACTTCGTGCTCTACGACGAGCGGTACACCCACCTCGAGACGGACGAGGGGGTGGAGGTGCTGGCGTTCCACACCGAGGACGGCATCGCGCATCCGCTGGTCTGGCGCGCCGAGGCACCCGGCCGGGGGCGGGTCGCCTACGACGCTCTGGGTCACGGCGTGGAGTCGTTCGACTCCGCCAAGCACCGGGCCCTGCTCGCCGCCCTGGTGCGTTGGGTCGCCTCGTGA
- a CDS encoding LacI family DNA-binding transcriptional regulator: MDEVGIRDVAALAGVSVSTVSNALNRPELVSRKAATRVAEAIAELDYVPNVAARQLRAGRSNAIGMAVLNITNPFFSDVVLGAEEVAEEAGYSVIVGNSYDSVDREARYLSLFEQQRLDGVLIAPVGESIEMLDRFRRRGVPVVLIDRVDTSGVLPSISLDDVLGGRLAAKLLVEGGARHLAFIGGPLRVPQMRERLRGCREIVEAAGARFTFIETSTLNPQLGREIGDRLSALPSGERPDGIFAGNDHVALGVLQSLISHGISVPGEVSIVGYDDIDFASAAVVPLTTVRQPSHDMGGNAARLLLGQLTDRHDPGLRIRFDPVLVTRQTTR; this comes from the coding sequence ATGGATGAGGTGGGGATCCGCGACGTCGCGGCTCTCGCCGGGGTCTCGGTGAGCACGGTGTCGAATGCGCTGAACCGGCCGGAACTGGTCTCGCGGAAGGCCGCGACGCGGGTGGCGGAGGCGATCGCCGAGCTCGACTACGTGCCGAACGTCGCCGCCCGGCAGCTGCGCGCCGGTCGCAGCAACGCGATCGGGATGGCCGTGCTCAACATCACCAACCCGTTCTTCTCCGACGTCGTGCTCGGCGCGGAGGAGGTGGCCGAGGAGGCCGGCTACTCGGTGATCGTCGGCAACAGCTACGACTCCGTCGACCGCGAGGCGCGCTACCTCAGCCTGTTCGAGCAGCAGCGCCTCGACGGCGTGCTGATCGCACCCGTCGGCGAGTCGATCGAGATGCTCGACCGCTTCCGTCGTCGCGGAGTGCCCGTGGTGCTGATCGACCGGGTCGACACGAGCGGGGTGCTGCCCTCGATCTCGCTCGACGACGTGCTCGGCGGGAGGCTGGCGGCGAAGCTGCTGGTGGAGGGGGGCGCCCGGCACCTCGCCTTCATCGGCGGGCCGCTGCGGGTGCCGCAGATGCGCGAGCGGCTGAGGGGCTGCCGCGAGATCGTCGAGGCCGCCGGCGCCCGTTTCACGTTCATCGAGACCAGCACCCTGAACCCGCAGCTCGGTCGCGAGATCGGCGACCGCCTCTCCGCGCTGCCGTCAGGGGAGCGCCCCGACGGCATCTTCGCCGGCAACGACCACGTGGCCCTCGGCGTGCTGCAGAGCCTGATCAGTCACGGAATCTCGGTGCCGGGCGAGGTCTCCATCGTCGGGTACGACGACATCGACTTCGCCTCGGCGGCGGTCGTCCCGCTCACCACCGTGCGGCAGCCGAGCCACGACATGGGCGGCAACGCGGCCCGGCTGCTGCTGGGTCAACTCACCGACCGGCACGACCCGGGGCTGCGCATCCGCTTCGACCCGGTGCTCGTGACGCGCCAGACGACACGCTGA
- a CDS encoding beta-galactosidase, with product MHYGGDYNPEQWDEATWLDDARLMREAGVNLVSLGIFAWSRIQPDEETFDFDWLDRVIDLLHENGVSVDLATATASPPAWAAARYPGILPQDENGATYWPGSRQAYSPSSPDYRRLAARLVTAIAERYHAHPAVVLWHVNNEYGCHLHYDYSDNAARHFRRWLEREYGDIETLNRIWGTAFWSQHYGSFDEIVPPRKAPYSHNPTGLLDFKRFTSDTLLELFTMERDIIRASGAAQPVTTNFMGAFPPLDYAKWAAEVDVVSDDNYFDPNDPLSFRGAAFSRDLMRSLKPGVPWLLMEQATNSVNWRPSNAPKAPGQMAALSMQAVGRGADGILFFQWRQSRRGSEKFHSAMVPQAGLATRTWREVTALGATLAGLPALPSGAEGGSGARVALVFDWQNWWAISSPDHPVRLDWLALVQRWYAALHRQNIAVDLVQPTADLSAYSLVLLPHGYLLTEAAAGSLTAFVERGGHLLVTPFSDIVDEHDAFREGGFQVGLRGVLGVTVEDFGALVPPAAGPGQSSAGETAGGVTALAQPGQDHALVDAPFGSFRGEYVAEELQLLADDVTVEARFSSGRTAGLPALTTRSSGDGAAHYLATVPDDEGMLALTRWATRAAGVEPLLATPSEWVEVARRGDVLTLINHGPDTVSIAIAGVDVTTGAAVDGVELGRYDWALIRTEENA from the coding sequence ATGCACTACGGCGGCGACTACAACCCGGAGCAGTGGGACGAGGCCACCTGGCTCGACGACGCACGATTGATGCGCGAGGCCGGGGTGAACCTGGTCAGCCTCGGCATCTTCGCCTGGTCGCGCATCCAGCCCGACGAGGAGACCTTCGACTTCGACTGGCTCGACCGGGTGATCGACCTGCTGCACGAGAACGGCGTCTCGGTCGACCTCGCCACCGCCACCGCATCGCCGCCCGCGTGGGCCGCGGCGCGCTACCCCGGCATCCTGCCCCAGGACGAGAACGGCGCCACCTACTGGCCGGGCAGCCGCCAGGCCTACAGCCCGAGCTCGCCCGACTACCGGCGGCTGGCGGCGCGCCTGGTCACGGCCATCGCGGAGCGGTACCACGCGCATCCGGCCGTCGTGCTCTGGCACGTCAACAACGAGTACGGCTGCCACCTGCACTACGACTACTCCGACAACGCGGCCCGCCACTTCCGGCGCTGGCTGGAGCGCGAGTACGGCGACATCGAGACGCTCAACCGCATCTGGGGCACCGCGTTCTGGTCGCAGCACTACGGCTCGTTCGACGAGATCGTCCCGCCGCGGAAGGCGCCCTACAGCCACAATCCGACCGGACTGCTCGACTTCAAGCGCTTCACCTCCGACACGCTGCTCGAGCTGTTCACCATGGAGCGCGACATCATCAGGGCGAGCGGGGCGGCCCAGCCCGTGACGACCAACTTCATGGGGGCCTTCCCGCCGCTCGACTACGCGAAGTGGGCGGCCGAGGTCGACGTCGTCAGCGACGACAACTACTTCGACCCGAACGACCCGCTCTCCTTCCGGGGTGCGGCGTTCAGCCGCGACCTGATGCGGTCGCTGAAGCCCGGAGTGCCGTGGCTGCTGATGGAGCAGGCCACGAACTCGGTGAACTGGCGGCCCTCGAACGCCCCCAAGGCGCCCGGCCAGATGGCGGCCCTGTCGATGCAGGCGGTGGGTCGCGGAGCCGACGGCATCCTGTTCTTCCAGTGGCGGCAGTCGCGTCGCGGCAGCGAGAAGTTCCACTCCGCGATGGTGCCGCAGGCGGGCCTGGCGACGCGCACCTGGCGTGAGGTCACCGCCCTCGGTGCCACCCTGGCCGGCCTGCCCGCCCTGCCCTCCGGGGCCGAGGGGGGCAGCGGCGCCCGCGTCGCGCTCGTCTTCGACTGGCAGAACTGGTGGGCGATCTCGAGCCCCGACCACCCCGTGCGGCTCGACTGGCTCGCCCTGGTGCAGCGCTGGTACGCGGCCCTGCACCGCCAGAACATCGCCGTCGACCTGGTGCAGCCGACCGCCGACCTCTCGGCCTACTCGCTCGTGCTGCTGCCGCACGGCTACCTGTTGACGGAGGCGGCGGCCGGATCATTGACGGCGTTCGTCGAACGGGGCGGCCACCTGCTGGTCACCCCGTTCAGCGACATCGTCGACGAGCACGACGCCTTCCGCGAGGGCGGCTTCCAGGTGGGGCTGCGCGGGGTGCTCGGCGTCACCGTCGAGGACTTCGGTGCCCTCGTCCCGCCCGCAGCAGGGCCGGGGCAGAGCTCGGCCGGCGAGACGGCGGGCGGCGTCACGGCGCTCGCCCAGCCCGGGCAGGACCATGCCCTCGTCGACGCGCCGTTCGGCTCGTTCCGCGGCGAGTACGTCGCGGAGGAGCTGCAGCTGCTGGCCGACGACGTCACCGTCGAGGCGCGCTTCTCGAGCGGGCGCACGGCGGGGCTGCCGGCGCTGACGACGCGGTCCTCCGGCGACGGGGCGGCCCACTACCTGGCGACCGTCCCCGATGACGAGGGGATGCTCGCGCTCACCCGCTGGGCCACCCGCGCCGCCGGGGTCGAACCGCTCCTGGCCACGCCGAGCGAATGGGTCGAGGTCGCCCGTCGCGGCGACGTGCTCACGCTGATCAACCATGGACCGGACACCGTGTCGATCGCGATCGCGGGCGTCGACGTCACCACCGGCGCCGCCGTCGACGGGGTCGAGCTGGGCCGCTACGACTGGGCCCTCATCCGCACGGAGGAGAACGCATGA